The Solidesulfovibrio sp. genome segment TATTCACTGCTCATTGAAGCTGGATGTAATTTGAATGATTATTTAGTATTTAGAAGTGATTTCAATGAATTAAAGTCAATATATGTTGACGGTTATGAAATAGCAATGCAAGGCTTAACCTTTATTATACCGATCTACAACCTTGCTGTCAGAGGTGATTCAGAATGCTGGTCCAATGGAGTAAATGAACCACTATATAAATTTACAAAAAAAACTTCTTACAATAAGGAATTCTCATTTAATAATGAGCCTGCCCTTCGCAATATTTACACTGGAATGAACAGAAATCTTAGAAATAAAATAGGGCACAATGATATCTTGTTTATTTTTAAATCCCAGGAGATAATTTTAGGCCAAGGCGACACCATTTTGTTGGCAGATTTTTTAGAAAGCTTTATCAATGTATACAAAGTGATTGGCTACTTACTTTGTTTTGAAAATTTGATGAAGATATCTAAACTAAAATGAGTATACAAAAATTCTAATTTGGAGCTTTATTGTAGTTTTTTAATTTTTTTTGCAATTTCTATTAAATATATTGGCATGCAGCATGTGACAATCATTCATTACAAACAAATTGTTTTTACCAGATTTCAGGCTACGATGGACAATATTGAACATAGTTTTTTATACACACATCTATCGTTTATACTCTTTAGATAATATTTTATTAAAACCTGGCATTAGGCTCCGAAGATTATTTATTTAATAGATTTAAAAAATATACTCATTTATTATGGATATGTTCTTAAAAAGTGGAATTGTATCTGAAGATACGATATATTTTGAGAAATGTTTGCCGAGTTGATAGTATTTATGAGATGCAAACTACTTGTTTATTATTAACCATGGACGTAATATTATTAGGAGGCTTAGCTATGGCAGTTTATGTTGAAAATGGTGTCGTTTGCATTAAGCACAATCCAAATAAATCGCCCTATCCGATAGAAGTAGAAAGATGTGATACTTATGCCAAAATAGTACAGTGGATTGCTCATCTGTCTGAGAAAACGTGGTGTACTCGTGAAATTATTTATGATTTCATCGAAGTGGCTTGTGGGCACCATGGATTAAATTATCACAAAGATGGTGCTGCATAGTAAAATATAGAATTTAACATCACAAAAGGAAAAGCCCACGCCAACCGGAATGGAAGACGTGGGCTTTGTATTTCTAGAAATGGTAGGAGTTAGGACTTTTTCCAAGATTCCCCAGCAGTGGCTTAAGCTTCAACCTTTTTCTTGGGTTTCGACTTGGACTTAGGCTTTTCAACACCTTCGGCGAAGTTGATGTAGAAAAGGCCATCGCCAGCATGCAAGGGGTAACGCTGTGCGATCTCCTTCGAAACGCCATTGATGGAATTTAAAGCAGACCAAATGTAAATAACGGGAACGTTGACTTTTCTCGCTTGGACGAGGAATTTTTCAACTTTTGCCTTGTACGGGGCAGGTTCCTTCGAGACGACAAAGACCAACTGTTTGGTTTCATCGTCAAAGCCAACCTCGATGAAGGTCTTGCCGATTTCAAAGCCCATCATCTCGGCAGCTTTTTCCGAAAAGGACACCTGTCCCCTTCGAAACGAGATAGAAACTGACGGTCCTTCGACTTTCGGTTTGGTCGCAACGATCGGGTCATGAAAAAACACAACTGCCATGGTTGTCTCCCTCTTCGCGGGGGTTTGACTTCAGGATGTTGAGGTGATTTCGTTCACCTACGCTCGGAAAGATCGAGTGGCAAGTGCATGCCAGGGTAACGCTTCACTTTTTCGGGCTAGGCTGACCTCGTCTCGCCGCCGTGTGGTTGGCCACCCCCCTGACTAGTCCAGGCACCCCTCAAATTCGCGTCCTACGGCCCCGCCCTGGGGCCTTCCCTGTTCGGGCTATGAATCCCTGGCCCCTTCGCCGAAATCGCAAGGGAGGGCCGCCTAGGCCCAATGTCCGATTCAGCCGGTGGCGCTCCCAAGTGTCCCCGGTCTTCCCCGTCCGCTGCCCCGCCCCGTGACCTAGCCCTTGCCCCGAGGGTATCCTTCCCCTGGTCCCTGATCTCCTGGACCACGAGGTGAGCATGCCGACCGAAGCAGAATCCAACGCCAAGACGCTCGAGCTGATCGAAGAGATCACACACCGGTTTCACCCCATCGAACAGTTCTTCGATGTTATGGGGGCGGCAGATTCAGGAGTACAGGGCGTATTTGTGCGACGGTGGGCAGAAATAGGCATACATCTCGCTGAAAATTTTAGAGAATATCTTGACCAGATAGCAAGTTCTTCAAAAGGCAACGCCTGAGATCGAAGTTCTTTAACTTGCATCATCGGAGGTTCAAAGCATGATGTTCTTCGAATTTATGGCCGGAATCGCCTTAGGCGCTGTGGCCGGTGGGGTCATCAAAATGATCATTGGTGGCGGTGGTGTCATTGTCGGCAGGGACAATGTTCGAAATGCAATCAAAAAAGAAGAACAGAATGTCCGTGGCCGTTTTAGCGATCTGAAGGTCACAAAGGACGATCCTAAGTTTTATGATTGATATTTATATAACTTCATAGGAAAAATAAAAATGGATGGAATTCATGTCATTTTCAGCTATACGCGGAAACAAGCCCTCGAAGATGGGGTACTGATCGACGTCACCGAACATGCAAACAGAATCGGTTTTAAAGTAAATGCTTGTGTCACCGATCACCTCTATCACGAGTGCTTGGTGCCGCCGGCCGGGCTGGAAGGAGAAGGTCAATCCCTCGAGGGACGGCTGACCGATCTTCTCTTCCGCACCTTAATTGCTGCGAGGGCATTCGGTGCCGGCAGCCGCGTCGAATTTGACGTGCTGTTTCTCATGGAGCCCGGCGTATGGCGCTCTGTCGCGGTCCTGGCGGTGATGGGGCCAGGCGATCACGGAGAGCCAGTGTTGACCATTATGCTGCCGGAGGACGAATAATCTCGGGGTGATGAAAAAATATTTCTGGGGTCAGACGTAGCAATTTCATACCAATTCCAGATGAAATAGCCGCGAGTCGCCAAAAGCCATTTCGCAGAAGTGGAAAATAATTGCTAAATAATGGCGATATTTATAGCATAAGTGGGGAGTTGAAAAGTCTTACCTCGGGTTTTTGGCATCAGATCTCAAAAATTGAGGGACAAGTGGGAAAGCGCTGATGGCAGCGGCGATACCACTATGCGCGACATCGGGCCCCGCTTTAGGTAAAAATACGCAGGGGAAATAAATTATACGAATAAAATTAGGTAGTTGAAAAAAACTACTTGACATTTTCAATAATTCTGTTAGAAGGGAAACGGAGTAAGCTAACTCCAAAATTCCTGGCTGCAGCTACACCATCTCGGCAGACTCCCGCAGGATTCTGCGCCCCCCTCCCCCGAACCCGTCCCGCAGGATTCTGCGCCTCCTCTCACTAACCGCGGAATTCTGCGCTTAGAGTCTGGACCCGCAGGATTCTGCGTTATACCTTTGGACCGCAGGATTCTGCGCCTCACCCCTCCTAGAACGATAGGACTAGAGGGAAGTATAGAATTTATCAAATGCGTAAGGAAAATTGGTACAATACGCAATGGAATATAATAAAAATGATTTAATTGAAGATCTTATTGATTTTATTCCCGAGAATTCTTCAGAAATATCTGAAGATATTAAAGAATATTTGGATAGCATTGATTTTAAGCAATTTAGAACAAATACAGACAGTAGTAATGTGAGATGGGTTATAGATAATTTAAAATTAGATGATTACTTTTCTGATGAAACAAAGGAAAATATAAATGACGTAGCAAATTTATTATTAGAAGAAATTTTTCTTGATGATGATATACAAGACATGAAGGCTTTCTTCTCAGCTGGAAGCAGACAAATACAATCAAAAAATATATTATCCGTTAAATTTACGATTGAATTAGGAAGTAAATTAGTAAGAATTCAAAAAAGAATACAAAATCTTAAGAAGCCATGGGAAAAATTTGTTGAAGAAAATTTTAAATTAAAATTGAGAACAGTTAATGTCGCAATGCTTTTGGCAAGAGCGCATATCGATGAAAAATATTATTACTTAACTGCTGGTGTTCTCGAGTGCTTTGCTTCGTACGCAAGGAATGAAAAGAATGTGAAGATAAATGAGTTTATTGAAAATTTTATTACAACAGAAACAAATGCTTCAACAGACGAAGAAGAGATAAAAGAAATTGCAAAAAAATATTGCAAATTCAGAACATTTTACAACAAACTTTCCATAAAAGTGAAAGTCGATCAAAATGTTGTAAAGGCAAGCATCTATGGCAACTCAACTCTTGATGACAAAATAATTGAAGATGTAGTGAAAATTCATGATCAAAACGGGGATTGCGAAGAATACTTTCGTCAATTGACTGCAAACAGAATTCGCCCGAAAGATATTAGTATATTTATTGGAAATGCCAATACCCTTACTCTTCAAATTGATAATGATGAAAATCTTGAATCCGGAGAAAATATTGCCGAGAATCTGGATTGTCAAGATTGTCAGGATGATTCTGATGTCAATCTAGGTGAAACAAGTCAGAGCGACAGCATCGATACAAAACTATCATCTAGTTCAAGCATTAGCAGTATAATAGGAACATTAATATCAAAATGTGAAAAAATAATTTCTAAAGAAATTTTGAGTGACAAAATATCAGATCGTCAAATTAAAGACGGAATAGATGCTCTCATTAAACTGTCAGACTATTGGTATCCAACAAATACACCGCTTGAAGATGAGGATGATTTGGGATGAGGATATATTTATCTGCTTTTTCAGAGAGATCGCTAATTTCATATCTAAACTATTTTAAAGATGCAAAGATTAATATTCTCATATCATATGCCCTTAGGCAGTCGCACTATTATAATCTAATAAAAAAATACAAAAATAACATCAATAGTATAATTCTTGATTCAGGTGCGTATACAAAAAATAATGCTAAAAGCGAAACCCTGAAAGAACGTATCACATTTGCCGGCTATAAAGAATTTTGCAAAATATTCCGCAATGATTTTGATTTTGCCTTTAATTATGACGTAAATTTTGACCAAGATGGATTTGCAGAGAATTTATACTATTTAGAAGAGTTAAAGCTAGAAGGTCTCGATCCTGTGCCTGTAGTTCATGATTATGTTAATACTGAATCAGATTATTATCTTGCAGGTAATTTTCCAATTACAGCGCTTGGTTTTTCTGAAGATAAGAAAAAAATATACTTCAAACCAATAATTGAAAAATTCCATAGTGCTGGTAAAAAAGTTCACCTTTTAGGAAAATCAAATTATGATGATTTATATGATATACCAATAGCTTATTGTGATTCCAGCTCGTGGGCACAAAACCAAAGATTTGCATGTATATCATACTGGTGCAAGTCGAAGTCGGCAAACAATAAGGCCGAAACTATTCATTTCCGTGATATGGATGTCGCAAAAATTAAAAGGAAAAATTGGTACGATGACTATATATACAGGGATAACCTGGAAGAATATTTGAATGAAAATTTTGGATTCAGATACTATGATTTAGTTGATGTTGATATCTGTAGAGAAAAAAGAGAAATTGTAAATATTCATCATTTTGTTACACTTCAAGATAAAATAACAAAAGAACATCAATTGCGAGGATGGGATTTCAGTACATAATCGCCCTTGCGCTGTGTTTCAAATAAAAATCCTCAGGGAATATGTACCTACACAACCTGTAGAGATCTATAGAATATTTTAAGAAATATATCATGCACTAAGCCTTGCGAAAGTTGAGGAATTACCAGTCCAAATTTGAAATTAAATTTTTTTATTTTTATCGATGAACTTTATACTTCAGCAAAAATATTAATCAAAAATATGTCTGTAAAGTAGTTCAGAATTTATAAAGAAATAATCTTCTTAGATAAATTTACCTAAGGAGATTCTTATGAGTGAAACTAACAGGCATTTTGAGCAGACAGAGAACCGAAATTTATTTGAAAAGTCTTTTGTCGAAAAAATTAACAATATTAAAATTACTGACTATGATGATTGGGTCAGCACCTGCGAAAGTTTATCATGCCATTTTTCTTTGATACCACTCTATAGAACAGAGAAAGAACGCAACAAGTGCAAGTTGCCCATTGAAAGTGATTGGGAAAAGTATTGTCACGCGCGTCTAGGATTTGAACGAAGTAAATTTGCGACAAGCAATCCTGGCATCGCCTGCGGGAAAGCAAGCAATATTATAGTTTTAAAAGTTTTAGATAGATCTCTATTCAAAGATTTTCTTGTTAAAAACTTGTTTGATCTTCTCGATGAAACATTTACCGCAGAGTGTGGTGATGGAACTATTCAATACTATTTTGAGTATCCTGACGATGGTGATAACTATAAAACAATGCGCATAGGAAGAGAAGTTGATGACGTATTTGGAAATACAAAAGAAAAGATTATATTCGAAATAGTAGGTTGTGATGGGTATGTTCTGGCTCCCGGCGCTCTTGACCCAGTCGCCTGGAAATACGGTAAGATTCTTTCAAATTTAATCCCTGCAAAAACTCCTGCTTGGATACTAAAGATTCTCCGAACTAAAAAAAGCAAAATAATAATTAAGTCTAGGCCTTCAGAAATCAGGAAGGATAATATTGAAGAACCAGAGAAAGACTCTGTCGCGAATCACACTGAGGTTCTTCGCGCGGAAGAATTAAATATAGCACCTCAACATTCTTCGCCGCAAGAAAGATTTAAAAAACATTTTGATAATCTCGTCGGCTGGGGCATTGGGAAAGACATTTCGAGCTGGACGAATCCGACTGATGCATTCGCAAATTCTAATTATCTCGCATTCCCAAAATCTAAGCGCCAGTATATTTGCCTTGATCTCGATTGGGAAGGCTCAGCAACAGTATGGATGGACGAAGGTCTTCCCGAACCAACTATCACCTTTGTAACAAGGGAAAATGGGCATTCCACATTAGCCTATGAACTAGAGGCCCCTGTGTATTGGCCATGCGAACTCAACAATTACAAAGTCAGATATGCCCCGGTTAACTATTTTAAAGCGATTCAGAAAGGCTACACGGTTTTCGTAAATGGAGATACTGGATATACAAATACGACTATTAAGAATCCATTTTCGATGAACTGGCGCGTCACTTGGTCTGACAAAATCTATAGTCTTTCATATTTAGCTGATTTTATTACTTTAGTTAATTCCAATCGCGAAAACAATAAATTTCGAACAAAACAATATGCTGGCCGGAATGACGAATTATTTTACACTTTAAGCATCTGGGCCTATAGAAATGTTAAGAAATACACCAGCGATGATCTATTTTATAACGATCTAATAAATGTAGCGACTTCCATAAATTCTGAAACAATACCCATCAATTGGCCTGATCGTGGGCCACTCGGGATGGCTGAGGTCTCCGGGGTTGCGCGCGGAGTATGTAAATATGCCTGGATGCATCGATTCAATCCGAATTTAAAACATTTATTTAAAAACTATGGTATATTAGGATTTTCACCTATACCCGAAAATATCATTGGGGATGACAGGGAACAGATTACTAGGTCTCGACAATCTCAGGGAGCTTATTATACCCACGACATTGTTAAGAACAATACGATGAAGAAAATATTTGATGCAATTGAAAGATTAAGAATTATGAAACAAAAAGTTAGTTGTCGCTCTATTTCGAACGAGAGTCGTGTTGGATATACCAATGTAAAGAAATATAAAAAGTATATACGTGAAATATTATCAAAATAATTTTAAGTTTAAAATTTTAAGATGTAAATCTTGATATACCAAACAGGCCCATTTTTTTGAAAAAATATGGATTCGATTAAAAAGATAAAAAAAATTAGCACCATATTCCTAATGGACTCAGGCATCTCTTCTGTTTCATTATGCCATACATTGTGGCATTTTAAATAAGTTAGTTGTTCATATCTTTCTAAATAACATAAGAGGGGTGTTGCCGAGCTTTCAAATAAATGGTTCGGCAACTTTCTCTTTTGTTAGACAGAAATTAATACGTATATTATTGAATGTGAATACGATCCGCGTGATTGCCAAGAAATATCAAAAGTAAATGACTTGCTAGAAATAGTCGAGATAAAATTTTCAAGATTTCAGCATATTCGAGTAATCAAAAACAAATATTAAGCGTAGTAAAATTGTCATGGGTGCCTTGCATTAAGTCGCAGGTCAAGTGTTGCTGATACTGCAAACAACAGATTCAACCTAAGACTCTGTTGCGATCAAAAACAAAAATGGCTCAAGGTCAAAACTAGTTGTCGGCTCCATCGAACAAGTAGTATTGAGTCATATCTAAGCGATATGAAGTGATTCAGTTGCGAAAGGGATTGAGATCGAGAAGCTGGCCCGTATCCATTGAAAATATGGAGAGACTAAGGTGGCGCATATGATGAATGAGGTTCATGGCAAACCGAAGTTTATTGAATTTATCCAATTCTGAAGACATAGATAGGTGAAGTGTCTTCTGGTCATGTGCAAGCGATTAAGTATGGGACGGTTTCAAAATAACCGAGCTTAAGACCAAGGGAAGTCCTCTTTAAATGCTTTAAAGCAAAAACGTTGGAGTCGTTAATAGTTAAAGAGGATGGCTGCGTGTTCGTAAGGAATACGGCAAGAGATGTGATATTTGTGGATTATTTGAAAGA includes the following:
- a CDS encoding replication initiation protein, with product MSETNRHFEQTENRNLFEKSFVEKINNIKITDYDDWVSTCESLSCHFSLIPLYRTEKERNKCKLPIESDWEKYCHARLGFERSKFATSNPGIACGKASNIIVLKVLDRSLFKDFLVKNLFDLLDETFTAECGDGTIQYYFEYPDDGDNYKTMRIGREVDDVFGNTKEKIIFEIVGCDGYVLAPGALDPVAWKYGKILSNLIPAKTPAWILKILRTKKSKIIIKSRPSEIRKDNIEEPEKDSVANHTEVLRAEELNIAPQHSSPQERFKKHFDNLVGWGIGKDISSWTNPTDAFANSNYLAFPKSKRQYICLDLDWEGSATVWMDEGLPEPTITFVTRENGHSTLAYELEAPVYWPCELNNYKVRYAPVNYFKAIQKGYTVFVNGDTGYTNTTIKNPFSMNWRVTWSDKIYSLSYLADFITLVNSNRENNKFRTKQYAGRNDELFYTLSIWAYRNVKKYTSDDLFYNDLINVATSINSETIPINWPDRGPLGMAEVSGVARGVCKYAWMHRFNPNLKHLFKNYGILGFSPIPENIIGDDREQITRSRQSQGAYYTHDIVKNNTMKKIFDAIERLRIMKQKVSCRSISNESRVGYTNVKKYKKYIREILSK
- a CDS encoding DUF6573 family protein produces the protein MDGIHVIFSYTRKQALEDGVLIDVTEHANRIGFKVNACVTDHLYHECLVPPAGLEGEGQSLEGRLTDLLFRTLIAARAFGAGSRVEFDVLFLMEPGVWRSVAVLAVMGPGDHGEPVLTIMLPEDE